From Vitis vinifera cultivar Pinot Noir 40024 chromosome 14, ASM3070453v1, a single genomic window includes:
- the LOC109121491 gene encoding putative germin-like protein 2-1: protein MMRSVHLLVTIAFMALASSLSSAYDPSPLQDACVAVDDPKAAVFVNGKFCKDPKLAMADDFFFSGLHIPGNTSNPVGSAVTPVNVAQIAGLNTLGISLARVDYAPYGLNPPHTHPRATEILVVLEGTLYVGFVTSNPENRLISKVLNKGDVFVFPIGLIHFQFNIGHTNAVAIAALSSQNPGVITIANAVLGSDPPISIDVLTKAFQLDKDVVNFLQSSFWWDNN, encoded by the exons ATGATGAGAAGTGTTCATCTCCTTGTAACCATTGCCTTCATGGCTTTGGCTTCCTCTCTTTCTTCTGCCTATGACCCTAGCCCACTGCAGGATGCTTGTGTCGCTGTTGATGACCCCAAGGCTGCTG TGTTTGTAAATGGAAAGTTCTGCAAGGACCCAAAGCTTGCCATGGCAGATGATTTCTTCTTTTCAGGGCTCCATATCCCAGGAAACACGTCAAATCCAGTTGGATCAGCTGTCACTCCTGTAAATGTTGCCCAAATTGCAGGACTCAACACCCTTGGCATCTCCTTGGCTCGTGTTGACTATGCCCCATATGGCCTAAACCCTCCTCACACTCACCCTCGCGCCACTGAGATTCTAGTTGTCTTGGAGGGAACCCTCTATGTAGGCTTCGTCACATCCAACCCTGAAAACCGCCTCATTAGCAAAGTTCTAAACAAGGGTGATGTGTTTGTGTTCCCTATTGGTCTCATTCACTTCCAGTTCAATATTGGGCATACTAATGCAGTCGCCATTGCTGCTCTGAGCAGCCAAAACCCTGGTGTGATCACAATTGCAAATGCAGTCTTAGGCTCAGACCCACCCATCTCTATTGATGTTCTCACTAAGGCTTTCCAATTGGACAAGGACGTGGTTAACTTCCTTCAATCAAGTTTCTGGTGGGACAACAACTAA